One Triticum urartu cultivar G1812 unplaced genomic scaffold, Tu2.1 TuUngrouped_contig_9092, whole genome shotgun sequence genomic window, AGAATAGCTTATATACATTGGTTGAATGTGTACATGATCGATTGGGAAATCTTAATATGAGCTTGTAAGTGCTGCAGATATGATCACAGGGAATGTTTGATGCAAACATTAGTGTGAAAGCATGGATAAAAGGAAAGGTTGTTTTCTTCGGTCATAGTGTTGTGAAACAACAGTAGAAGAGGAGACCTTCACATATATACAATAAGCGATGGTAAACCGCTGATGAAGCACGCTATCCAGGATACATTCAGCAAAGTTTACCAGAAACTGTTTCTGGTTGCTTCAAGGCGCTGCTCAAACTTCATAGCAATGTAGCGTAGCCTTTGCGTCAGTCCTTCGATGCTTGCAAGAGCTGTTTTCATAACTCCTTTGGTGTTGTCCTGACCTTTCAGGTGGCGAGCAGCTGTTGTGTTTTCTATCTGGGCAGAATATGAGTTCATGTACCTGACAGCGTAGTAGCATGTTTTGCGCAGCTTCTTGATTGTCTCATTGGATGAAGTCAACCATTTGACCAGGTGCGTCACTTGATTTTCTAGCCTCTTGACATGGGTGTAGTGGTAGCCTCTCATTTCTTTGCCATATGCATTCTCCATGAATCTAATAGCCTCCATAGCAGCACTGTCTTCTGCATCTTCATAGCTATCTAAGATTGCACCTGGTATAGAACTCGGGACAAGTGAACCATCTAGCAATTCCAAAGTAGAAATGAAAGTCACTGTCACACGATTCTTTCCGCCTGGGTATATTTTGTGCTGGTAAGTTGCAGGGGGCAGCTTTAGAGCTTGCAGCATGAGGCCAAAGATGTGAGCATAAGGAATCACTATCAGGTAGTCATTATCCTGTAGGGACAAAGCGAGGGTAAATTTTCTTTCTCACAAAATAATAGCTGAACCAATAGATGAGAAGTGCTAAAAGCTGCTAGCCTAATTAACCTAATAGCGGAACATTAATCCCTCAATTTAGCAAATAATTGAAGATATACCGCAACCATATAGATCTAATAGCAGCAGTCTTAACCAATGACAATAAATAAACTACCACTATTTTCTCCCGTAAATAAACTGCAAATAATTAACATAAGCATTAAATCTGTCACCCAAATTAACTTAATAGGTTAACACTTATCTTTCTCTAATGAAATAAATAACATCATGCATCACCGCAAGACAGTATAAATTTCACACTCAAAATCTAATCAAAACTGCATCTTGTGCCATTTATGACACTTGGATCAACATTTAAGGGAATAACAATAGATCACTGTCAAGTGGGAATGTTTTACTGAATTTCAACTTATATGATAAAATTATTAGGCAAGCTTTGAAAATAAGTTTATAAGCTTTCAGAATCCTATCCGCAAGCACATGAAGATAGTAGAAGAAATTGACTTAATTTCATGATCAAAATAGGCAGATTAGAGAAATGATTCTAGAATAGAAGAACATAATAGCAAAACATAATTTTATATTTGTGCATTATAAGTACTGAAGGCTAAATATTGCAACGATTTGCATTTGGTTTTCAAATATTTCACATAGAAAGAACAAATCCTTCTCAAATCTACAGCTATAGAGACAGATCCTTCTCAAATCTCTGTTATCACGAAGATTGCAAGAAAGCAAATGGATTGAAAAAACAAAGAACTGAAACAAAAAACATGGCATACGAAATAAAATAAACCAATATCTTGCATTTGAGAAATAGTGATTCCCTTAGTTATTTGAAATGGGGTAGTATCAAGCCTTACGTACAGTAAGCCTTGTTTATCCATATAAAATGTATATCAAACAATTTCTAGCTATGTACATGAAAGAAAAATACACCTAAAGAATTTCATAAACCGGTCTACGGGTCGCATATCTCTAGCATTACTCAATCTGGAATACTGGACACGAGAAAGCAAATTGTATTGTTCAGTTCTTATCAAGCCAGGAAGAAAATACGAGGTGAAATTCATATATACAAAGTTCAGTAAACACGCCGGTAAGGTTAGATGCAAGAATCAAATTTTGTGCTATGGAGACGAGAAATGAGCGATGATTACAGAAAACAATCAGCAAGAACTTCATAAAGGCTACGAACTCATCATGGAAACCTGCCCAGCGCATGTTTAACAAATTTTGTAGTATATACAGCTAGGTCTAGTTTAAATTAAGAATGAACACGAATACATATATAATCCCACAATTACTACAGGTGGAATGCAGATCCGGAGAAGAAAAGGTGTCATGTTCAGGAAAATCACAAATTAGGGGCCAATAACGTAGGAAAGTCACAAATTAGGGGCCAATAACGTGAGTAAGAGAGGGGGGGCAGGAGGAGGCAGGAGGAGGAGGTACGTGAGTAAGAGAGGGGGAGCAGGAGGCTATCTCTACGATGAATGGAGTATAACAGGTTATTAGAATATTACATTGGGCACAGGCGTTCCTGTCCTTGACGCTATTGATCCTGGGGAACCCTCGTCACAGACGATACCAATGTCCATGTCCTCCATGCGTGAGCTTCTGGATCTGAGattgaagaggatactacagtcAGGAGAAAGGAAATAGAGAAGGAGATTGGAAAGCAAGGATGAATTAGAAGGAAATAGAGAAAGAGATTGTATAGCAAGTGATGAATCACCTCTTTCTGTACCAGGGGCTGATGGATCGTTGGTGGAGCCGCGCCGGTCAGTAGGGATATTGTTGGTTACTGTTTCTGTTCATGATTATTGTTTCTCCTGGAACAGTGTGTGCTAAATGATAGTGCTATATCCCTTGAGTGGAAGGTGGTCGCTGCCAAGTAGGGCATGCCTCTTCCTTGCTT contains:
- the LOC125532110 gene encoding uncharacterized protein LOC125532110, translating into MEDMDIGIVCDEGSPGSIASRTGTPVPNDNDYLIVIPYAHIFGLMLQALKLPPATYQHKIYPGGKNRVTVTFISTLELLDGSLVPSSIPGAILDSYEDAEDSAAMEAIRFMENAYGKEMRGYHYTHVKRLENQVTHLVKWLTSSNETIKKLRKTCYYAVRYMNSYSAQIENTTAARHLKGQDNTKGVMKTALASIEGLTQRLRYIAMKFEQRLEATRNSFW